The DNA sequence TGCTTTATCATTTCCTATATTCCATAATTGAACTAATGAACCTATAGATACATCGAAACTTCCGTGAGATAAATCTGAAAAATGAAGTGAAGTTTTGATTACATTGAATGTATCTTTTGAAACTTTCGTAAAAGATTTACCTGCATTTTTATTAATTTTAGAGATATCGCTAGATACTGTAGATGGATTCATTTTATTGTCTACATCTTTTACTATATCTTCGCATTTAGATAATACTTTATTTGCTTTTTTTTCATCTAATTTAGTATATAAGGTTACTTCGTTTACAGTACCGAGATAGTACATAGTTTTAGAATATGTATTTATTTTTCTATTAATTATGAAAAAGGTAGATATAACTATTAAAGCTATAATAGCTATAGAAAATTTAAGTTTTTTATTTTTCATGGTGTGTCCCCTTTATATTTATGATATATTTAATTATATTATATATGCTAGGAGGAGAAAAATGAAGAAAAACGATTTTTTTCTTATTTTAGTTATTGCTATAGTTGTAGGCTTATTCTTTACTTTTAATCACTTTAAAAATAATAAAGGTGATAAAGTTGTTATATATGTAGATAATAAAGTTTATAAAGAGGTTCCTCTTAACAAAAGTGAGGAATTAACTATAAAAACTAAAAGTGGCTACAATAAAGTTAAAGTACATGATGGAGGAGTTGAAATTGAAGATGCTTCGTGTCCAGATAAAGTATGTGTAAAAACTGGATTTATAAAAAAATCAAACAAAAATATAGTTTGTATACCTAATAAGGTTAGTATAAAGATAGTTAGTAATGAAAAAAATGATATAGATGTAATATCGAATTAAGAGAAGGTGATTATATGATTAATATAGGAAATGATTGGGATGAATTGTTAAAAGGAGAATTTGAAAAGCCTTATTACTTAGAGTTAAGAGAGTTCTTGAAAAATGAATATAGTACAAAGATTATATATCCAAATATGTATGATATTTTTAATGCATTAAAATATACTTCATACAAAGATACTAAAGTCTTGATATTAGGTCAAGATCCTTATCATGGAGAAAATCAAGCTCATGGACTTGCTTTTTCAGTAAAACCTGGAGTTAAGACACCTCCATCTTTACTTAATATGTATAAGGAATTAAATTCAGAGTATGGATGTTTCATACCTAATAATGGATTTTTAGTACCATGGACTGAACAAGGAGTACTTTTACTAAATACAGCTCTTACAGTTAGAGCACATGAAGCTAATTCTCATAAGGGTAAAGGATGGGAAGTTTTTACTGATAACATAATAAAACTATTAAATGAAAGACACGATCCAGTTATATTTGTTCTTTGGGGAAACAATGCAAGAAGCAAGAAAAAGCTAATTGATACTCAGAAACATTATATTATTGAATCTGCTCATCCAAGTCCATTATCAGCAAGTAGAGGTTTTTTTGGGTCTAAGCCATTTTCAAAAATTAATAAAATTCTAATTAGTCTTGGAAAAACACCTATAGATTGGCAGATACCTAATATATAATAGCTTATGGATAAATCCATAAGCTATTATATATTAATAATTTTATAGTGAGTAGGTGGCAAAAATTTTGGGATAAAATATTTTTGAGGCATAACTTAAAATTTAAAGTAAAAATATGAAAATGTTTGCTAAAAATAGTTGAAAAAATTTTTTTGCTATGATATTATAAATATGCAAGTGAGAAAACACCCCATGGGGGTGGATGGGTGCTGGTGTGCCCTCTAGTCTTCAAAACTAGTATGAGGAGTTAAGAGCTTCTTGGGTGGGTTCGATTCCCACGCACTCCCGCCAGTAAATAAAAAGTAACTTCAAATTTGAAGTTACTTTTTTATTTTATAAGGTTATTATTTTTATTTATTATAAATTGATTTAAACTATCATCCCAAATGTACAATTCTTTTGAAACTTCTTTTGGTAAATCACTATTGTAATTTGATGTAGTGCATACATAAAGAATTTTAGGCGGAATATCATCTAAAAAATCCATTGTTGCAGATAATGTGTTTTTATTATCACTTTCAAAATTTTCTAATTCTATATATAAATCTTTTTTTAATTTTGATTCATATGTAAATTTATCTTTATAAAAAATTTCTATAAATTTTTTATGGTTTAAATAATTGTCCTTATTTTCTAAATTTTGTTCAATAACTAGGAAATCTTTATAAAAATAAAAATTATCAACTTTTTCTAAATTATCCACTATACAATCAAAAGAGTATGTAGAATCTTTATTTTTTTTGTAAAAGGCTATAAAACATTTATTTTGAGGTAATGTTATAGTAAAGGCCGTAAAGTTATTTGAATCATTTTCAATAGTTTTATGTATTTCAAGTTGCATATAATCTATATATTTTATAAAATCTTCTTTATGAGTATCTTTTAAAATTTGAACAATTAAATTATAATTATCATTACCATTACTAGATATGGCTTCCAATATAGAGGATTCTTCGATGTTTCCATTATAGGAATTTATATCTACTATTAATAAGAAAGAAACAATTATATTTACAATTAGAATATAAAATAGAAAATTTATTAATTTATTCAAAGCATCACCCCTATCTATAAACTAATATTAAATTATATTCTTATAGATAAAAAAAATTACATAAGGAGAAACAGTCATTATGGAGAAAAACTTTAAAACGAGAACGAGTCTTATAATAGGACAAGAAGGATTAGAAAAGTTAAAAAACTCAAATGTTATAGTATTTGGAGTAGGAGGAGTAGGAAGCTTTGCAGCTGAGGCTATAGCTAGAGCTGGAGTTGGAAAGATGACTATAGTTGATTTTGATGATGTTGATATAACTAACATAAATAGACAACTACCGGCACTACATTCAACTATTGGAAGAAATAAAGTTGATGTTATGAAAGAAAGAATATTAGATATAAATCCAGATATAGATATAAAGGCTATTGTGGCTAAGTATAGTGCAAAAAATAGTGATGAACTTTTATGTGAAGACTATGATTACGTTATAGATGCAATAGATATGGTTACATCTAAAATACATTTAATAGAAAGTTGCGTTAAGAAAAATTTAAAGATTGTAAGTTCAATGGGTATGGGTAATAAATTAGACCCTACTAAGATTGTTGTTACAGATATTTATAAAACTCAAATGTGCCCACTTGCTAAAGTTATGAGAAAAGAGCTAAGAGATAGAAAGATAAAAAAATTAAAAGTGGTTTATTCAACAGAACAACCAGTTGAGCTAAAAGAAAAGATAATGAATGGGAAAAAAGTAACTCCTGGAAGTATATCTTTTGTGCCTTCAGTTGGAGGACTTACTATAGCTTCGGTAGTAGTTAACGATTTAATAAAATAAACAAAAAAGCATCTCTAATAGTATAGCAAAGTGAAAAGATATACTTTATCATCGAGCTAGTTTTAGAAGATGCTTTTTATTTAATTTTTTGAATTAATCTGGAGGAGAAGTTGTAGTTATTGTATTTCCGTCGCTATAAAAAGATATATGACCTTGTTTGTCAGTTCTATAGACTTTTGTATTAATTTGGGCTAATCTTAATAATGTGTCTTTATGAGGATGTCCATATGCGTTGTCATATCCACAAGATATTGCAGCTACATCTGGAGTTGTTGATTTTAAAAATTCTTCAGTCGAGGAGTTTTTACTTCCGTGATGAGCTACTTTTAAAAAATCTATATCATTTAGATTAAAATTGTTTATCATTTCAATTTCATTTTCTTTTGTAGCATCTCCAGTAAATAAAAATGATTTATTTTTGTAGTCTAATTTAAAAACTATAGAGTTTGAGTTGCTATCTTCGTGGGTATAAGAAGGATTTAGAATGGTTAATTTTAAATTATCCTCTAAATTTATGATATCACCTTTAGATAAGTATTGAGGTTTTATGTTTTTCTTATTACAAGCTTGTATTAAATTATAGTAAGAATCATTATTAGTATTTTTATTTGGAAGGTAAAGTTTTGAAACTTTAAACTTGTTTATTACATTATCTAAACTTCCTATATGATCAGTATCTGGATGTGTAGCTATTACTAAATCTAAGTTCTTTGCCTTTTTAGCTTT is a window from the Paraclostridium sordellii genome containing:
- a CDS encoding tRNA threonylcarbamoyladenosine dehydratase produces the protein MEKNFKTRTSLIIGQEGLEKLKNSNVIVFGVGGVGSFAAEAIARAGVGKMTIVDFDDVDITNINRQLPALHSTIGRNKVDVMKERILDINPDIDIKAIVAKYSAKNSDELLCEDYDYVIDAIDMVTSKIHLIESCVKKNLKIVSSMGMGNKLDPTKIVVTDIYKTQMCPLAKVMRKELRDRKIKKLKVVYSTEQPVELKEKIMNGKKVTPGSISFVPSVGGLTIASVVVNDLIK
- a CDS encoding uracil-DNA glycosylase, giving the protein MINIGNDWDELLKGEFEKPYYLELREFLKNEYSTKIIYPNMYDIFNALKYTSYKDTKVLILGQDPYHGENQAHGLAFSVKPGVKTPPSLLNMYKELNSEYGCFIPNNGFLVPWTEQGVLLLNTALTVRAHEANSHKGKGWEVFTDNIIKLLNERHDPVIFVLWGNNARSKKKLIDTQKHYIIESAHPSPLSASRGFFGSKPFSKINKILISLGKTPIDWQIPNI
- a CDS encoding NusG domain II-containing protein gives rise to the protein MKKNDFFLILVIAIVVGLFFTFNHFKNNKGDKVVIYVDNKVYKEVPLNKSEELTIKTKSGYNKVKVHDGGVEIEDASCPDKVCVKTGFIKKSNKNIVCIPNKVSIKIVSNEKNDIDVISN
- a CDS encoding ComEC/Rec2 family competence protein yields the protein MKKITFLIFIIITLLVGCGKKDLLSIHIIDVGQGDSILIQTPKNTNILVDGGNEDSSLIISKFIKAKKAKNLDLVIATHPDTDHIGSLDNVINKFKVSKLYLPNKNTNNDSYYNLIQACNKKNIKPQYLSKGDIINLEDNLKLTILNPSYTHEDSNSNSIVFKLDYKNKSFLFTGDATKENEIEMINNFNLNDIDFLKVAHHGSKNSSTEEFLKSTTPDVAAISCGYDNAYGHPHKDTLLRLAQINTKVYRTDKQGHISFYSDGNTITTTSPPD